One stretch of Actinacidiphila sp. DG2A-62 DNA includes these proteins:
- a CDS encoding FAD-binding and (Fe-S)-binding domain-containing protein, translating into MSARETGLARELRRAGVGDVDAGTRRRAEYSSDASNYRVVPRAVVFPRDADEVLAALEVCRRTGVPLTSRGAGTSIAGNAVGEGVVLDFSRHMGRVLSVDPDARTAVVQPGAVLDAVTAAAAPYGLRFGPDPSTHARATIGGALGNNACGARALAYGRAADNAVELDVVTGGGVRFTAGRSPRGAASGAGPEGALLAGLDRLVRDRLALIRTEFGRFTRQVSGYSLEHLLPENGGDTAKFLVGSEGTLAVLLRATVRLVRAPRHTALAVLGYADMPAAADAVPALLPHRPVALEGMSARLVDVLRQRRGAAAVPDVLPAGGGWLFAETVGDTEPEAVAAARALARDAGCLDAAVVTGAAARALWRIREDGAGLGGRTPAGAPAWPGWEDSAVPPGRLGPYLRELGRLMVDFGLDGLMYGHFGDGCVHVRIDFPLAERPAAFAEFLDRAAQLAGRHGGSVSGEHGDGRARGALLHHMYSPAAIAAFGAVKQLFDPDDLLNPGILVRPRPVDADLRLAAARTPLGPLALAYPRDRGDFSTAVHRCVGVGKCRADTTSTGGVMCPSFLATRDEKDSTRGRARVLQELANGSLVDGGWRAPEVAESLDLCLACKGCAADCPAGVDMAAYKTEALYQRYRRRLRPRAHYALGRLPLWARAASAAPRLANALLGVRPVAALLARVAGIDPRRPLPRFAPRTFRRGFASASGADARPTVLLWADTFTDRFTPAAGHAAVRVLEDAGYRVRLTERAACCGLTWISTGQLDAAKRRLAATLDALEPALAAGWPIVGVEPSCTAVIRGDLPDLLPDDPRAAQVAAATRTVAELLAATPGWTPPDLTGVRVLAQPHCHHHAVMGWDADAALLRAAGADLHAVGGCCGLAGNFGVEQGHYDISVAVAETALLPAVRAAPAGTLLLADGFSCRTQLAHLATRESVHLAELLASRLPRG; encoded by the coding sequence GTGAGTGCACGAGAAACCGGGCTGGCCCGAGAACTGCGCAGAGCCGGCGTCGGCGACGTCGACGCCGGGACGCGGCGCCGCGCGGAGTACTCCTCGGACGCGTCGAACTACCGCGTCGTGCCGCGGGCCGTCGTGTTCCCGCGGGACGCGGACGAGGTGCTCGCCGCGCTGGAGGTGTGCCGCCGCACGGGCGTGCCGCTGACCAGCCGGGGCGCGGGCACGTCGATCGCCGGGAACGCCGTGGGGGAGGGCGTCGTGCTGGACTTCTCCCGGCACATGGGCCGCGTGCTGTCCGTCGACCCCGACGCGCGCACCGCCGTGGTGCAGCCCGGCGCCGTACTGGACGCGGTCACCGCCGCCGCGGCGCCGTACGGCCTGCGCTTCGGCCCCGACCCCTCGACGCACGCGCGGGCGACGATCGGCGGCGCGCTGGGCAACAACGCGTGCGGCGCCCGGGCGCTGGCGTACGGGCGCGCCGCCGACAACGCCGTGGAGCTGGACGTGGTGACCGGCGGCGGCGTCCGCTTCACCGCCGGGCGCTCACCGCGCGGCGCCGCGTCCGGCGCCGGCCCCGAAGGCGCGCTGCTGGCCGGCCTCGACCGCCTCGTCAGGGACCGACTCGCCCTGATCCGCACCGAGTTCGGCCGCTTCACCCGGCAGGTGTCCGGCTACTCGCTGGAGCACCTGCTGCCGGAGAACGGCGGCGACACCGCGAAGTTCCTGGTCGGCAGTGAAGGCACGCTCGCGGTGCTGCTGCGGGCGACCGTACGGCTGGTGCGCGCGCCGCGGCACACCGCGCTGGCCGTCCTCGGCTACGCCGACATGCCCGCGGCGGCCGACGCGGTGCCCGCGCTGCTGCCGCACCGGCCGGTCGCGCTGGAAGGCATGAGCGCCCGGCTCGTCGACGTCCTGCGTCAACGCCGCGGCGCGGCCGCGGTGCCCGACGTGCTGCCGGCCGGCGGCGGCTGGCTGTTCGCCGAGACCGTGGGCGACACCGAGCCGGAAGCGGTCGCCGCGGCCCGGGCGCTGGCGCGCGACGCCGGCTGCCTGGACGCCGCGGTGGTCACCGGCGCCGCCGCCCGCGCGCTGTGGCGCATCCGCGAGGACGGCGCCGGACTCGGCGGCCGCACCCCGGCCGGCGCACCGGCCTGGCCCGGCTGGGAGGACTCCGCGGTGCCGCCCGGCCGCCTCGGCCCCTACCTGCGCGAACTCGGCCGCCTGATGGTCGACTTCGGGCTCGACGGCCTGATGTACGGGCACTTCGGCGACGGTTGCGTGCACGTGCGGATCGACTTCCCGCTCGCCGAACGCCCCGCGGCCTTCGCCGAGTTCCTCGACCGCGCCGCACAGCTCGCCGGGCGCCACGGCGGATCGGTCTCCGGCGAGCACGGCGACGGACGCGCCCGCGGCGCGCTGCTGCACCACATGTACTCGCCCGCGGCCATCGCCGCGTTCGGCGCCGTCAAGCAGCTCTTCGACCCCGACGACCTGCTGAACCCCGGCATTCTGGTGCGCCCCCGCCCGGTCGACGCCGACCTGCGGCTCGCCGCCGCGAGGACCCCGCTCGGCCCGCTCGCCCTCGCCTACCCCCGTGACCGCGGCGACTTCTCGACCGCCGTGCACCGCTGCGTCGGCGTCGGCAAGTGCCGCGCCGACACCACCTCCACCGGCGGCGTCATGTGCCCGTCCTTCCTCGCCACCCGCGACGAGAAGGACTCCACCCGCGGCCGGGCCCGCGTCCTCCAGGAACTGGCCAACGGCAGCCTGGTCGACGGCGGTTGGCGCGCACCCGAGGTCGCCGAGTCCCTCGACCTGTGCCTGGCGTGCAAGGGCTGCGCCGCGGACTGCCCCGCCGGCGTCGACATGGCGGCCTACAAGACCGAGGCGCTGTACCAGCGTTACCGCCGCCGGCTGCGGCCGCGCGCCCACTACGCGCTGGGCCGCCTCCCACTGTGGGCCCGCGCGGCCTCCGCGGCGCCCCGGCTCGCCAACGCGCTGCTGGGCGTGCGGCCGGTCGCCGCGCTGCTGGCGCGCGTCGCCGGGATCGACCCGCGCAGGCCGCTGCCGCGCTTCGCGCCGCGCACCTTCCGCCGGGGCTTCGCGTCGGCGTCGGGCGCGGACGCGCGGCCGACCGTGCTGCTGTGGGCGGACACCTTCACCGACCGGTTCACGCCCGCCGCCGGGCACGCGGCGGTCCGGGTGCTGGAGGACGCGGGCTACCGCGTACGCCTCACCGAACGCGCCGCGTGCTGCGGCCTGACCTGGATCTCCACCGGCCAACTCGACGCGGCCAAGCGGAGGTTGGCGGCGACGCTCGACGCGCTGGAGCCCGCGCTCGCGGCCGGCTGGCCGATCGTCGGCGTCGAGCCGTCCTGCACCGCGGTGATCCGCGGCGACCTGCCCGACCTGCTGCCGGACGACCCGCGCGCGGCTCAGGTCGCCGCCGCCACGCGGACGGTGGCCGAACTCCTCGCCGCCACGCCCGGCTGGACCCCGCCGGACCTCACCGGGGTCCGCGTCCTCGCCCAGCCCCACTGCCACCACCACGCCGTGATGGGCTGGGACGCCGATGCGGCCCTGCTGCGCGCGGCCGGCGCCGACCTCCACGCCGTCGGCGGCTGCTGCGGCCTGGCCGGCAACTTCGGCGTCGAGCAAGGCCATTACGACATCTCCGTCGCCGTCGCCGAGACCGCCCTGCTCCCCGCGGTCCGCGCCGCGCCCGCCGGCACCCTGCTCCTGGCCGACGGCTTCTCCTGCCGCACCCAACTCGCCCACCTCGCCACCCGCGAGTCCGTCCACCTCGCCGAACTCCTCGCATCCCGCCTCCCGCGCGGCTGA
- a CDS encoding glycoside hydrolase domain-containing protein has translation MASPPPAIPRRTARRSRRLRAALAALLAGALGAAALAGAGVAAADAPAGSPASSGTDYTKLVDPFVSTAGDDGNDLPGAEAPHSLAKVNPMTTPNRNHSGYDYNETHIAGFTATDLDGVGGSGGGGDLLVVPTSVAYDKRPAPSTYAHPYRHDDEIATPGYYRAGLGALSGTASAVTQGPGTIDAEMAATTRTALERYSFPAGATPELVLDLANNYTSRTRATVKATTLADGTTSLTGLIAGSFNGASYQLYYAATTNAPVTSLKTWGNDGKLTDATAQDGTDSGAVLGFDPAAGKDVELRITLSPISAEQAVTDQRNEVGGLTFDQARARTKAEWNSTLGAVDVHASATSDPTQTLTKEFYTHLYRMYGLPVNATSTSGTYRGADGSVHRTNGFTYYDGWSTWDDFRKYSVEAYIDPATYRDMVQSLIELFADAHTAGKPLGSLTHSVPTVRWERSAVVIADALSKGYKNFDRLDEAYPALLSYTGYYTGAQLRQGYVSGDPGTTVQRGYDQWALSVIAGALGKQADAAKLRAQSTMAIDHLVKSGAWTAADGTEVGLLTPRATGGDWQAADYEKFEAAGLYQGTLWQYHWYDAYDMGGLIKAMGGAKAGKAAVEHMFGEDSAKNDGSTMLHSNANEIDLQAPYLFNYVGEPSLTQKWVRAIYTGTTWNRYIATGSTNEAPSSGGEFTPPVDTQVYKLAPNGFLPTMDNDAGTMSTMFVAAALGLFPVTAGSSQFQIGSPFFDSTTISYADGRRFTVKADGVSASTYYVQSATLDGARFDNTWLDYSQIIAGGTLDFTMGSKPSRWGAATKPAYSLDTDTGDGSGTGATGTVVTARPDTVATAANGRLDGSMKLTLSGPASFAARKGTSLTRTGAANVTGLPDGVTADLTVTGSRTATLSLTGTATVDARLGISFRDAAFAHGVRASTLSGAGVTATDPLTVSAAAVHRASLGTLVDQASLVRGGNYSDGSWTLFQSALQHARTALADTASGTGTLMAAQDALNAAIGALGIDEGGYAVLQAETPDQKDGPSLVSEAYYSDGDLGGVTEGAWERYGKLDFGGVAPKSISVRYANSQAPTAKPSSVDVHAGGADGPVVATVSLPGTGGWQFYTTVQAAVTDPAALLAASGATFVFHAPAGQQWVSNFDWYQFSPNAPSSQSSTTLATLTAANASATGDGSLPLKLSGGIFENVTDGAWAQWKATDLGDGADTLTVSYDKPQTRAASDSHIELHLGSKDGATRVDVPLDYTGSGWGTVATATVPLDPKVFTGVQDVYADFVSSTQSSAQPYVANVYALTLTQAPDAPVGFDATAWKANSGGGLKSEPAGWSDAGSATDLGGTYNGAWLDYGDIDFGSTPKNTLTLTYVNNSARCGADSAAQLYLDSYDTGNPGTPYATVPLPVTGSAWSSGGTTSLTLPKGITGTHDVHLRLVTTPDSSHPYGANLGRITFGHADTPPATDTSALRQAVDRYQGLSADAARYDTIDFGVFQRELATARALLTADGATQLEVDTQTRSLTLAANQLIPLPRLTLENLVTTASALENARYTDASWQAFTTALAQAKTALADDSAADAALTARYQALDHAVSALTTKPRTVPAAPDAVSATSSGSSVTVAWSAPADTGGSPVTGYRVTLGDGHQVAIADPGSRATTFTALPAGRSYTARVQAVNAVGASPQSAPTAPVVTAGGKPQKPAVTGVTTHGKQVRVDWRPAGDGGFPVIGWTVALDDGTIAHLPATADTALLTATGGGKAKGHTATVTAVTLAGTSDDAAAPADPSAASSGASAASAGATGTAAASDAGYTPSPFPAGTLDASYPSDSWPSTGDGSDYFEDLLSGIDDLHTDILGANTKVPVGTEPTAQNDLIALGINNAATQKEVDRAEVDATNSATVTMADGLGSRLGQIYSDALKNGRLPKTSALFGRVTQNLDTHDAAKDHYGYLRPYVRLGFVGDGGDVYESQDGSYSSLATSGSYPSGHTYGGYEAGTILATLLPELAPSILARTSEYGNNRIVLGFHYPLDVMGGRITGMATVAHRWADPDFAALLMQAHTEIENVLLQTCEEDGYGDTLAACSGDAYAGLSTAQDIDVYTRRLTYGFSQVGKAGQALKTPADAAALLITAFPNLTTEQRIEVLEQTATDSGYPLDLTADGGASWARINLAAAMAAHVVVGADGKVTVTNFGDATKASTADVDTVTVGGAAIDGFDPEVSTYVVDLPNNAKLPAVTAVPAVPGERVEVTDGSAVLTSSGHRFTARTIRVTSPNGQVSRTYTVGFVRTDHDRWPFGDDGKGSSHGKGSSHGKGSSPGKGNSHR, from the coding sequence GTGGCTTCCCCACCCCCCGCGATCCCTCGCAGAACCGCCCGCCGGTCCCGGCGGCTGCGCGCCGCGCTCGCCGCGCTGCTGGCCGGGGCGCTCGGCGCCGCCGCGCTCGCCGGCGCCGGCGTCGCCGCCGCCGACGCGCCCGCGGGCTCTCCCGCTTCGTCCGGCACGGACTACACCAAGCTCGTCGACCCGTTCGTGTCGACGGCCGGTGACGACGGCAACGACCTGCCCGGCGCCGAGGCCCCGCACAGCCTCGCCAAGGTCAACCCGATGACCACGCCGAACCGCAACCACTCGGGCTACGACTACAACGAGACCCACATCGCCGGGTTCACCGCCACCGACCTCGACGGCGTCGGCGGCTCGGGCGGCGGCGGCGACCTGCTGGTGGTCCCCACCTCGGTGGCGTACGACAAGCGGCCCGCGCCCAGCACCTACGCGCACCCCTACCGCCACGACGACGAGATCGCGACGCCCGGCTACTACCGGGCCGGCCTCGGCGCGCTGTCCGGCACCGCGTCCGCGGTCACGCAGGGCCCGGGGACGATCGACGCCGAGATGGCCGCGACCACCCGCACCGCGCTGGAGCGCTACAGCTTCCCCGCGGGCGCCACGCCCGAGCTGGTCCTCGACCTGGCGAACAACTACACCAGCCGCACCCGCGCGACCGTGAAGGCGACCACCCTCGCCGACGGCACCACCTCGCTCACCGGCCTCATCGCCGGCTCCTTCAACGGCGCCTCGTACCAGCTGTACTACGCCGCCACCACCAACGCCCCGGTGACCTCGCTCAAGACCTGGGGCAACGACGGCAAGCTGACCGACGCGACCGCGCAGGACGGCACGGACAGCGGCGCGGTCCTCGGCTTCGACCCGGCGGCCGGCAAGGACGTCGAACTGCGCATCACGCTCTCGCCGATCAGCGCCGAGCAGGCGGTGACCGACCAGCGCAACGAGGTCGGCGGCCTCACCTTCGACCAGGCGCGCGCCAGGACCAAGGCGGAGTGGAACAGCACCCTCGGCGCCGTCGACGTGCACGCCTCCGCGACGTCCGACCCGACGCAGACGCTCACCAAGGAGTTCTACACGCACCTGTACCGCATGTACGGGCTGCCGGTGAACGCCACCAGCACCAGCGGCACCTACCGCGGCGCCGACGGATCGGTGCACCGGACGAACGGCTTCACGTACTACGACGGCTGGTCCACCTGGGACGACTTCCGCAAGTACTCGGTGGAGGCGTACATCGACCCGGCCACCTACCGGGACATGGTGCAGTCGCTGATCGAGCTGTTCGCCGACGCGCACACCGCGGGCAAGCCCCTCGGCAGCCTCACCCACTCGGTGCCCACCGTGCGCTGGGAGCGCTCGGCCGTGGTGATCGCCGACGCGCTGTCCAAGGGCTACAAGAACTTCGACCGACTGGACGAGGCCTACCCGGCGCTGCTGTCCTACACCGGCTACTACACCGGCGCGCAACTGCGGCAGGGCTACGTCTCCGGCGACCCCGGCACCACCGTGCAGCGCGGCTACGACCAGTGGGCGCTGTCCGTGATCGCCGGCGCGCTGGGCAAGCAGGCCGACGCGGCGAAGCTGCGCGCCCAGTCCACGATGGCCATCGACCACCTGGTGAAGTCCGGCGCGTGGACCGCGGCCGACGGCACCGAGGTGGGCCTGCTCACCCCGCGCGCGACCGGCGGCGACTGGCAGGCCGCCGACTACGAGAAGTTCGAGGCGGCCGGCCTCTACCAGGGCACCCTCTGGCAGTACCACTGGTACGACGCCTACGACATGGGCGGCCTGATCAAGGCCATGGGCGGCGCGAAGGCCGGAAAGGCCGCCGTGGAGCACATGTTCGGCGAGGACTCCGCCAAGAACGACGGCTCCACCATGCTGCACTCCAACGCCAACGAGATCGACCTCCAGGCGCCGTACCTCTTCAACTACGTGGGCGAGCCCAGCCTGACGCAGAAGTGGGTGCGCGCCATCTACACCGGCACCACCTGGAACCGCTACATCGCGACCGGCTCCACCAACGAAGCCCCCAGCTCCGGCGGCGAGTTCACCCCGCCGGTGGACACGCAGGTGTACAAGCTCGCGCCGAACGGCTTCCTGCCGACCATGGACAACGACGCGGGCACCATGTCGACGATGTTCGTCGCCGCGGCGCTCGGCCTGTTCCCGGTGACCGCGGGCTCCAGCCAGTTCCAGATCGGCAGCCCGTTCTTCGACTCCACGACGATCAGCTACGCGGACGGCCGCCGGTTCACCGTGAAGGCCGACGGCGTCTCGGCGAGCACCTACTACGTGCAGAGCGCGACCCTCGACGGCGCGCGGTTCGACAACACCTGGCTGGACTACTCGCAGATCATCGCCGGCGGCACGCTGGACTTCACGATGGGCTCCAAGCCGTCCCGGTGGGGCGCGGCCACCAAGCCCGCGTACTCGCTGGACACCGACACCGGTGACGGCAGCGGGACCGGCGCCACCGGGACCGTCGTGACCGCGCGGCCCGACACCGTCGCCACCGCGGCGAACGGCCGCCTCGACGGCAGCATGAAGCTCACCCTGTCCGGGCCGGCGTCGTTCGCCGCCCGCAAGGGCACCAGCCTCACCAGGACCGGCGCGGCCAACGTCACCGGCCTGCCCGACGGCGTCACCGCCGACCTGACGGTGACCGGCTCGCGGACCGCGACGCTGTCGCTGACCGGCACCGCGACGGTCGACGCGCGCCTGGGCATCAGCTTCCGCGACGCGGCGTTCGCCCACGGGGTGCGGGCCTCGACGCTTTCCGGCGCCGGGGTCACCGCGACCGACCCGCTCACGGTGTCCGCCGCCGCGGTCCACCGGGCGTCCCTGGGCACGCTGGTCGACCAGGCGTCCCTGGTCCGCGGCGGCAACTACTCCGACGGCTCCTGGACGCTCTTCCAGTCGGCGCTCCAGCACGCGCGGACCGCCCTGGCGGACACCGCCTCCGGCACCGGCACGCTGATGGCCGCGCAGGACGCGCTGAACGCCGCGATCGGCGCGCTCGGCATCGACGAGGGCGGCTACGCGGTCCTCCAGGCCGAGACCCCCGACCAGAAGGACGGTCCGAGCCTGGTCAGCGAGGCGTACTACTCCGACGGCGACCTCGGCGGCGTCACCGAGGGCGCCTGGGAGCGGTACGGCAAGCTGGACTTCGGCGGCGTCGCCCCGAAGAGCATCTCGGTCCGCTACGCCAACTCGCAGGCCCCGACGGCGAAGCCGAGCAGCGTCGACGTCCACGCCGGCGGCGCGGACGGACCGGTGGTCGCCACCGTGTCGCTGCCCGGGACCGGCGGCTGGCAGTTCTACACCACCGTGCAGGCCGCCGTCACCGACCCGGCCGCGCTGCTGGCCGCCTCCGGCGCGACGTTCGTCTTCCACGCGCCGGCCGGCCAGCAGTGGGTGTCCAACTTCGACTGGTACCAGTTCTCGCCCAACGCGCCCTCCTCGCAGTCCTCGACCACCCTCGCCACGCTGACCGCGGCGAACGCGAGCGCGACCGGCGACGGCTCGCTCCCGCTGAAGCTGTCCGGCGGCATCTTCGAGAACGTCACCGACGGCGCCTGGGCGCAGTGGAAGGCCACCGACCTCGGGGACGGCGCCGACACCCTCACCGTCTCCTACGACAAGCCGCAGACGCGGGCCGCCTCCGACTCCCACATCGAACTGCACCTGGGGTCGAAGGACGGCGCCACACGCGTCGACGTGCCCCTGGACTACACCGGTTCCGGCTGGGGGACCGTCGCCACCGCGACCGTGCCGCTGGACCCGAAGGTCTTCACCGGCGTCCAGGACGTGTACGCCGACTTCGTCTCCAGCACCCAGTCCAGCGCCCAGCCGTACGTCGCCAACGTCTACGCGCTGACGCTGACGCAGGCCCCGGACGCCCCCGTGGGCTTCGACGCCACCGCGTGGAAGGCCAACAGCGGCGGCGGGCTCAAGAGCGAGCCGGCCGGGTGGAGCGACGCGGGCTCGGCCACCGACCTCGGCGGCACCTACAACGGCGCCTGGCTGGACTACGGCGACATCGACTTCGGCTCCACGCCGAAGAACACCCTCACCCTCACCTACGTCAACAACTCCGCGCGCTGCGGCGCCGATTCGGCCGCCCAGCTCTACCTGGACTCCTACGACACGGGCAACCCCGGCACGCCGTACGCCACCGTCCCGCTGCCGGTCACCGGAAGCGCGTGGTCCTCGGGCGGCACGACGAGCCTGACCCTGCCGAAGGGGATCACCGGCACTCACGACGTGCACCTGCGGCTGGTCACCACCCCGGACTCCTCGCACCCGTACGGCGCGAACCTGGGGCGGATCACCTTCGGCCACGCCGACACGCCCCCGGCCACCGACACCTCCGCGCTGCGGCAGGCCGTCGACCGCTACCAGGGCCTGTCCGCCGACGCCGCGCGCTACGACACGATCGACTTCGGCGTCTTCCAGCGCGAACTGGCCACCGCCCGCGCCCTGCTGACGGCGGACGGCGCGACCCAGCTGGAGGTCGACACGCAGACGCGCAGCCTCACCCTCGCCGCCAACCAGCTGATCCCGCTGCCGCGGCTGACGCTGGAGAACCTGGTGACGACCGCGTCGGCACTGGAGAACGCGCGCTACACCGACGCGTCGTGGCAGGCGTTCACCACCGCGCTCGCCCAGGCGAAGACCGCGCTCGCGGACGACTCCGCCGCGGACGCGGCGCTCACCGCCCGGTACCAGGCGCTCGACCACGCCGTCTCGGCGCTCACCACCAAGCCGAGGACGGTGCCGGCCGCGCCCGACGCGGTCTCGGCGACGTCCTCCGGCTCCAGCGTGACGGTCGCCTGGTCCGCGCCCGCGGACACCGGCGGCTCGCCGGTCACCGGCTACCGGGTCACCCTCGGCGACGGGCACCAGGTCGCGATCGCCGATCCGGGCAGCCGCGCCACCACCTTCACCGCGTTGCCGGCCGGCCGGTCGTACACCGCGCGCGTCCAGGCGGTGAACGCGGTCGGCGCCTCGCCGCAGAGCGCGCCCACCGCGCCCGTGGTGACCGCGGGCGGCAAGCCGCAGAAGCCGGCCGTGACCGGCGTGACCACCCACGGCAAGCAGGTCAGGGTGGACTGGCGGCCGGCCGGCGACGGCGGCTTCCCGGTCATCGGCTGGACCGTCGCCCTCGACGACGGGACCATCGCGCACCTGCCCGCCACGGCGGACACCGCGCTGCTCACCGCCACGGGCGGCGGCAAGGCCAAGGGGCACACCGCGACGGTGACGGCGGTGACGCTGGCGGGGACGTCGGACGACGCGGCGGCTCCGGCGGACCCGTCGGCTGCTTCCTCGGGCGCCTCGGCCGCGTCGGCCGGCGCGACCGGGACGGCAGCGGCCTCCGACGCGGGCTACACCCCGTCCCCGTTCCCCGCGGGCACCCTCGACGCGAGCTACCCCTCGGACTCCTGGCCGTCGACCGGTGACGGCAGCGACTACTTCGAGGACCTGCTCAGCGGGATCGACGACCTGCACACCGACATCCTCGGCGCCAACACCAAGGTCCCCGTCGGCACCGAGCCCACCGCGCAGAACGACCTGATCGCGCTCGGCATCAACAACGCGGCGACGCAGAAGGAGGTGGACCGCGCCGAGGTCGACGCGACCAACAGCGCCACCGTCACGATGGCCGACGGCCTCGGCTCCCGGCTCGGCCAGATCTACAGCGACGCGCTGAAGAACGGCCGACTGCCCAAGACCAGCGCGCTGTTCGGCCGCGTCACGCAGAACCTGGACACCCACGACGCGGCCAAGGACCACTACGGCTACCTGCGCCCGTACGTGCGGCTCGGGTTCGTCGGCGACGGCGGCGACGTCTACGAGTCGCAGGACGGCTCGTACAGCAGCCTGGCGACCAGCGGCTCGTACCCCAGCGGCCACACCTACGGCGGCTACGAGGCGGGCACGATCCTCGCCACGCTGCTGCCGGAGTTGGCGCCGTCGATCCTCGCGCGCACCTCGGAGTACGGCAACAACCGGATCGTCCTCGGCTTCCACTACCCGCTGGACGTGATGGGCGGCCGCATCACCGGCATGGCCACCGTGGCCCACCGGTGGGCCGACCCCGACTTCGCGGCCCTGCTGATGCAGGCGCACACGGAGATCGAGAACGTGCTGCTGCAGACGTGCGAGGAGGACGGCTACGGCGACACGCTGGCGGCCTGCTCGGGCGACGCCTACGCGGGGCTGAGCACCGCGCAGGACATCGACGTCTACACCCGGCGCCTGACCTACGGGTTCTCCCAGGTGGGCAAGGCGGGGCAGGCGCTGAAGACGCCCGCCGACGCGGCGGCGCTGCTGATCACGGCGTTCCCGAACCTCACCACCGAGCAGCGGATCGAGGTCCTGGAGCAGACCGCGACGGACTCCGGCTACCCGCTGGACCTCACCGCGGACGGCGGAGCGAGCTGGGCCCGGATCAACCTCGCCGCGGCGATGGCCGCGCACGTGGTGGTCGGCGCCGACGGCAAGGTCACGGTGACGAACTTCGGGGACGCCACCAAGGCGAGCACCGCCGACGTCGACACCGTCACGGTGGGCGGCGCGGCGATCGACGGGTTCGACCCGGAGGTCTCCACCTACGTCGTCGACCTGCCGAACAACGCGAAGCTCCCGGCCGTCACCGCGGTCCCGGCCGTGCCGGGCGAGCGGGTCGAGGTCACCGACGGCAGCGCCGTCCTGACCTCGTCCGGCCACCGCTTCACCGCTCGCACCATCAGGGTGACCTCGCCCAACGGCCAGGTCAGCCGCACCTACACGGTTGGGTTCGTGCGGACCGACCACGACCGGTGGCCGTTCGGCGACGACGGAAAGGGGAGCTCCCACGGAAAGGGGAGCTCCCACGGAAAGGGGAGCTCTCCCGGAAAGGGGAACTCCCACCGCTGA
- a CDS encoding SDR family NAD(P)-dependent oxidoreductase, with protein MDLGLSGRVALVCASTGGLGLASARALAAEGAAVAVTGRRGELAESIAAEIAAAGGRAIGAAADLTAPDAPDALVDRVVRDLGPVDVLVLNGPGPTPGSAADFTARDAAAAVDLLLAPHLALVRRVLPGMRERGWGRIVAVGSSGVEEPLAGMVASNAGRAALAGYLKTLAGEVAADGVTVNMALPGRIATDRLTYLDRQTAERTGRTEDAVRDAARSAIPAGRYGSPAEFGALVAFLSGAPAAYITGTAVRCDGGQGHAL; from the coding sequence ATGGACCTCGGGCTCAGCGGACGGGTGGCGCTGGTATGCGCGTCGACCGGCGGTCTCGGGCTGGCCTCGGCGCGGGCGCTGGCCGCCGAGGGCGCGGCGGTCGCGGTGACCGGGCGGCGCGGCGAGCTCGCGGAGTCGATCGCCGCGGAGATCGCCGCCGCGGGCGGCCGGGCGATCGGCGCGGCCGCCGACCTCACCGCGCCTGACGCGCCGGACGCGCTGGTCGACCGGGTGGTGCGCGACCTCGGGCCGGTGGACGTGCTGGTGCTCAACGGCCCCGGTCCCACGCCGGGTTCCGCCGCGGACTTCACCGCGCGGGACGCCGCGGCGGCGGTCGACCTCCTGCTGGCGCCGCACCTCGCGCTGGTCCGCCGGGTGCTGCCGGGCATGCGCGAGCGCGGCTGGGGCCGGATCGTCGCGGTCGGCTCCAGCGGCGTCGAGGAGCCGCTGGCCGGCATGGTGGCGTCCAACGCGGGCCGGGCGGCGCTCGCCGGCTACCTCAAGACCCTCGCGGGCGAGGTGGCCGCGGACGGCGTCACCGTGAACATGGCGCTGCCCGGCCGGATCGCCACCGACCGCCTGACCTACCTCGACCGGCAGACCGCCGAGCGCACCGGCCGCACCGAGGACGCCGTCCGCGACGCCGCCCGGTCCGCCATCCCGGCCGGCCGCTACGGCTCCCCCGCCGAGTTCGGCGCCCTGGTCGCCTTCCTGTCCGGCGCCCCGGCCGCCTACATCACCGGCACCGCCGTCCGCTGCGACGGCGGCCAGGGCCACGCCCTCTGA